TGCACCCGCACGCACTACGTCACAGCCTAGCTTCCTACATGCTCAAGGACGAAACCACCCGACTGATAGACGTTAGAAACAGGCTCCGACACCGCTCAATTCAAACGAGCGAACGGGTTTATGAGCACTTCCAGCGTCGATAGTCATTTCAAACTACTTCTCCTTCGATCTGCCATGACTCTCGCCGGACAGATTTGGGGCTGGCTAGGAGCTATAGTCTCAGTTCTCTTGTTCGTAATGATTCTGGGAGCAATCTTCGGTCAGTTTCCGGCCGTTGCTACATACTTCAGACAATCCATCTTGAGGACCTTGTTCGGATTATTAATCCCAACAGGCATTGGAGTGGTTCTGTACGCTCTCTGGACTGACTACTACTAACGGATTTTGTAGTTTGTATTTTCGGTATTAAATACCCAGTCTAAAAATAGTTAGACAGAAGCTTTTATTTTTGAAAATTCTGGGAGAAAGTATATTAAACAACCTCACTTTTTCACGGATGCGTATGACGAATGAAGACAAATTCACGGAAGAATACGACGTACAGATACCCGACCACTTCGATGACGGTATCGGACAAATCATCAAACTAGCACTGAACGAAGCTCAAGATGCCAAAATTGTTGAGCAGAACGAAGTCCGGACTATTGTCTACGTCATAATAAACACTAATCCTGGTGGAAATATACCAGCAGTATTCGTCCGAAACGAGGACGGGATTTACGAAATACGAACTGGTGAAGTCACACCAGATATGCGGTTCATAGTGACTATTGATAATCTAGCAATCCACGAAAACCCAGAGAAGGCTGTGGATGACGTTCGTAATAGAATCAACTAATCAATTTCCAATCAAGGAGTTTAGCTATGCACGAATCTGTTGAAAAGGTAGGTCGCATCATCATTTCAGAAGGAGATAGAGTAAAGAACAACCGGATTCCCTGGAACGAAGGACAAGAATTCAACGGCTGGGTTGTACAAGCCCGTGAGTTCGGTGTGCTGTCGATGATAAAAATAGACGGTGAACAACTCTATCTAATCTTGGTCTTTGACCAAGGTGAGACTTACAAGATATTCGGTACGGTCTCAATTGACGAGACAAAGGTAATACACGAAGATGATTACTTAGCCGCTAGAGGATTGAGAAAACCATTACTAAACGTAATGGAAGAGATCACCGGAGACGGGTAGACAGAAATGATATAAGTTATTTACAACATTATAATACATTAAATAATGTGAGAGAAGTAGAGTTCATGCAATGGTATAAAATGTATAGCTTGTCAAGAAGATTTCCGACGGTCACCGGGAGAGAGATGCCCAGAGTGTGGTGGTCCAGTTGAGTACCGCTCAGAACATCTCTTCTGAGACCACTTGTAACTAGAATAATACTAGTGTTAAACTCCGCCCGCACTTTGGATTTAACGAATCAGGAGATGGCGAACGAGTCAGTAGTAAACACGCAGGTAGCATGTTGGGATGCACTTGCCCACAGCCACGATGATGGTCTAATACCCATGACTGGTGGGTTCTACCGGCAGATTCCCTTAGCTACGGGTCAACACCAAAGGAAGTGGGCGCTGCAGGATTTGAACCCGCGACAGCTTGGTCCGAAGCCAAGCACTCTGTCCAAACTGAGCTAAGCGCCCTCACAAACTTCTACACGAGCATCGGTGTTTAAACGTCCCGATCCGTGATGGGGGAGCGACGATAACGACCCGGCCCGAGGGCCGGCGGTGAATCGGTTCGGTCGTGCGAGCGGTCCCGGGCGTCGGGGCCATAATAAAGATTTTAACGACCGCCGAGACTAATCGACATGTATCGAGCGGACCGGTCGCGGTTCGTGACGGAACGGTGGTGACTCCCGTAGGAATGTACGACCTCGGATCGACGTTCGGGAACGCGACGGTTGCCCCGGGTACGAACCTGCTGGTCTCCGGGCCGCCGCTGTCGGGCAAGCGTCGCATGGCGCTCGACGTGCTGGCCCACGGTTCCGAACACGGCGAGGGGGTCATCGTCGTCACCACCCGCGACAGCGCGAGTCGGGTCCTCAACGACTACGAGGCGCTGGTCTCGGACCCGGGCTCGGTCAACATCGGCATCGTCGACTGCGTGACGAAACATCAGGGACGGAGCGCCCGCGACACGGACATCGTCAAGTACGCCTCCTCGCCGGAGGACATGACGGGCATTGGGATCAAGTTCTCCGAGTTCGTCGAGGAGTTCCGCCAGGAGCGCGGCGTCGAGAACGTCCGCGTGCTGGTCGACTCGCTGTCGACGCTGTTGATGTACTCGGACGTGCAGACCGTCTTCCGGTTCATGCACGTGTTCACGAGCCGCATCGAGAACGCCGACGCGATGGGCGTTCACATCATCGAGTCGACGGCCCACGACGGCGAGACGCTGAACACGCTCCAGCAGCTGTTCGACCACGCCGTCACCGTCGATGCGGATGGCTCGGTGTCGACGACGATTCCCGAGGCGACGCCGGATCCTCTGGAGCGGTAGCCGGCAGTCTTTTGCGCGTCTCGGCCCACTGTTCGGGTATGCCAGTCGACTCCGACGACACGCTCAGAGAGATCCTCGAAGGGGACACGATCGCCGTCGTCGGCCTATCGAGCACGCCGGGGAAGGCCGCCCACGACATCCCGGCGTACATGCGCGAACAGGGCTACGAGGTGATCCCGATCAACCCCTACGCGGACGAGATCTTCGGGCGGGAGCCGTACGACTCGCTGGCCGAGGTCGACGAGGAAATCGACATCGTGGACGTGTTCCGGCCGACCGACGAGGTGCCGGAGATCGTCGACGGGGCGCTGGACCGCGACGACGCCGGGACGGTCTGGCTCCAGTTGGGTATCACTCACGACGAGGCCGGCGAGCGCGTCGAAGCCGTCGGCCGGAACTTCGTGCAGGACCGCTGTCTCAAAGTCGAACACGAGCGGCTGTTCGAGTAGTCGCCCAGCGGCGAGAACGACACCGCGCGGCGGGTTTCGGTCAGTCGTTCGTCGCGGCGGAGTCGGTCGAATCGGAGGCGTCGGCGCTGTTCGCGGCGTCCGCCGCGGTCGAGCCGGCGCTCGATCCCGTCTCGTCGTCGCTCTCGTCGCCGCTCCCGTCGGCGTCGGTCCCGTCCGACTCGCCCTCGCCCTCGGCGTCGGGGTCGGGGAGCCGTTCGGCGACGACGGCGTCGGGGTCGACGCCCTGCTGTTCGGCGAGCGCCTCGACGATGGCGCGCTGTTCGGCCAGTTCTCGGTCCATCGAGTCGAGCTGGTCGCTGGTGGACTCCACCCGCTCTTTGAGGTCCTGCACCTGCTCGACCACCTGGTTGAGCCGCTCGTAGAGCTTCTCCGCGATGTCGGTCACGCGCTGGATCTTCTTCGCGGTGTCACCGAATCCCATACCCGGCGGTTCGGCCTCCCCTGTTGTCCGTGTTTCGGCTCGGCGACCGGGCGCTGGGCCGTCTCGGAGCGGCCGAGCCGATGCCCTCGGCGCGAGACCGGGGTCGTTAAAACCGGAGCGTGCGGAGTCGGGGACATGAAGCAGACGCGGCTCGCGCCGCTGGTCGGCGTCGTCGGGTGCCTGCTCGTGCTCGTGTCGCTGGGTCTCCCCTACGTGCTGGTCAGGACCGCGGTCGGCTCGGCCGTGGGGACCTACTACGGCGAGGGCGCGTTGAACCCGCTGGTCGGCGGGATCTTCGCGCTCGTGGCCGCGATCGTGCTCGCCGCGGGCCGCGACGAGCGCACCGACCCGCCGCTGGCGGCCGGCGTCGGCATCGCGCTGGGCTTTTTCATCGTCGTCGTCCTCGCCGTCTGGGCGGCGACCGTCCCCGTCGAGGTCGTGGTCGGGATGGACGCGCCGACGGTGATGAGTTCCCACCGGTGGGCGACGATAGCGGCCGCCGCGCTGGTCCCGGTCGCCAGTCTCTGGTGGTCGCGGACCCTCGGCCTGCTCTGAGCGCCGTCGCGGTCGGCCGATCTCGGGACCGTATCGTCGGAGTGACCCGAAAGGTCCTTATGATGGACGGGGGTACGTTGAGGTGGACTAGGCCGGGCAGCTAGGCCCTGCTCGTCACCTGCGGTATGGCCTTTAGCAGGGGCCGAACACCGGGGGCGTCCGGTCCGACGGGCGTGGGCCCCGCAAGCCAACATAGAAGCCTCGTCCTACGGGGACGGCGGTCCGCGGCTTCGCGTCTGCAGGGACGCGCGGCCGCGGTTGATCGAGGGCACTCCGTCAGGCGCGGAAGCGAGCAGCGGACCCTCGGACACCCGTCGCTCGCAGGGTCGCGGGGTGGAGGAGGCAAGCGGGATTCCCCGCGCTCGAACGACCGGGCAACCCCGGGAGTCCGTCCATTCATAACCACTTTTTGTGCCGGAGAGCTCCTCGCGCGCCTTCGGCGCGCTGCGGGCGCGTGGCGGCGGAGCCGCCACGGTTTGCGGTCGCGGGCCAACGGCCCGCGACCCATCCTCCGCCACAAAAACGTGGGGAAAAAGCCGGACGACTCAGTCGCTTCGCTCCCTCGCGTCCGGTGAACCGGCGCTCCGCGCCGGATACTCGGTGCAGCCCAGCCTGTCCCCGGGTCGGCCGACGGGACGGCCTCCCGGCCACCGCCCCGCATAGCAACGCTCTCGCTCTGCACAGCACCGCTACCCCCGGCGCAGTACCACTCCGCCCCCACGCCGCTGACGACCTTATCCCCGCCGAGCGCGTACTGACTCCCATGCCCACCGTCAGCACGAACGACATCGAAACGTACTACGAGCGCCGCGGCGAGAGGCCGCCGGTCGTGTTCGTCCACGGCGCCGTCGTCGACCACTCCCAGTGGGACCCGCAACTGACGGCGTTGAGCGACGAGTACACCACCGTCGGCTACGACGTGCGCGGCCACGGCCGCACCGGCGGGTCCCGGCGCGGCCGCTACTCCGTCGACCTGTTCGCCGACGACCTCGACGCCCTGCTCGACGCGCTCGAGATCGACCGAGCGGTGCTCTGCGGGCTCTCGACCGGCGGCTGTATCGCCCAGGTGTACGCCGCGCGCCACCCCGACCGGGTGGCCGGGCTGGTACTGGCCGACACCTTCGCGCCGGAGATCCTCTCCGTCGGCGAGCGGATCCAGCGGTCGCTGCTGCTCCGCGCGACCGTCCCGCCCGTGCGACTGGTCGGCTACGAGCGCGTCGAGAAGGCGATGGTCTGGCTGCAGGAGAAGATCTCCGGCGAGGGGGTCAGCGGCGACTACGAGCAGATCGAGCGGATCCGCGAGACCGGCCCGAAGATGGCCACCGACGAGTTCGCCAAGGTCATCGGCGCGGTGGCGGGGTTCCACCACACCGAGCTTCGGTTCCCCGCGATCTCCGCGCCGACGCTCGTCCTCTACGGCGAGCACGAGGCGCCGTTCATGCGTCGGCAGGCCCGCCACCTGGCCACCGAGATCGGCGGTGCGACACTCCGCGCCGTCCCCGGCGGCGGCCACGCCTCGAACCTGGACAACCCCGAGTTCGTCACCGACGCCGTCCGCGAACTGCTGGCGGAGGTGTACCCGGCAGAGACGACGGAGGTAGCGGAAACGAGCGGAGCGTAGCGGCGGTCTGGAGCGGTAGCGGGACGGTCGCGGTAGCAGGGCGGTAGCGGGGCGGTCGCGGTGGCCGGGAGGCCGTCTCGTCGGCCGACCCGGGGAAAGGCTGGCCTGCACCGAGCATCCGGCGCCGCAGGCGCCGGTTCACCGGACGCGAGCGAACGGTGCGAGGTGCGACCAACGGGAGCACCTCGTTGTGAACGGGGAGCGGAGCGACCCGTGAACGCAGTGAGCGAGTCGTCCGGTCCTTTTTCCCCAAGTTTTTGCGGGCGGGGGTTCCCGCAGGTCGCCGAAGGCGACCGAGGAAACCCCCGCCCGCAAAAAGTGGGTGCCGGTTGCTAGTCGTCGCCCGTCGTCGGTTCGACGATCCCCTCGACGTTCGAGAGTTCGATGCCGCCGCCGATGGTGCGGTTGGGGTAGGGGATGTTGATCCCCTCCTCGTCGAACCGTTCCTTGACGGCGGTGACGTACTCGCCGCGGGTCTTGACGAAGTCCGCGCGACTCGGGTTCGCGATCCAGATCCGCGATTGGAGACCGACCGAGGAGTCGCCCAGTTCCGTCAGCCGCACGGACGGCGCCGGGTCGTCGAGGATGTCCGGGTGGTCGTCGGCCTCCTCGACGATGATCTCGGTCGCTTTGTCGATGTCGTCCTCGTAGCCGATGCCGAACAGGAACTTCAGGCGCAGCTCCTCTTTGGCGACGGGGTTCTTGATGACGCCGTCGGTGAGCTGGGAGTTGGGAACGGTGAGCAGTTCGTTGTCGAAGGTACGCACGCGGGAGACGCGCAGGCTGATGTCCTCGACGACGCCGGCGTAGCCGTCCCACTCGATCCAGTCGCCGATGCGGAACGGCTTGTCCGTGTAGATGAAGATACCGGCGACGAAGTTCTTCAGCACGTCCTGGAGCGCGAAGCCGATGGCGAGCGTGGCCGCGGCGGCGACGGTCGCGATGGAGGTGAGGATGTTGCCGTAGCCGGCGAAGGCGAAGGCGACGCCGAGCGCGCCGAACGCGATGAAGAAGTTGGTGAGCTTCCGGAGCGGCTTGCGCGCGTGTTCGTCGAGCTCGCGGGCGGAGAGGAAGCGACCGACGACGGGGCTGATGACGACCCGTCCGAGGATGTACAGCGCGACGAAGGCGACGAAGAAGGTGACCGCCGAGCCGACGGCGTTGGCGAGCGGGGCCTCGAGCCCGAACGAGTCGGCGAGGAAGCTCGCGACGGCGCCGTCCGGTTCGACTGCGGTCTCCGCCTGGAGCGGCCCGAGGCCGCCGCCTATCATCGCTCGAACACCGCTGTGTGCCCGCGAGTCCGGACCACCTCCGCGTTGACCCGGTCGGCGAGGTCGTCGGCGAGCTCCTCCGTGGTAGTCCCCCCTCTGGCCGCCCGATGGAACTTCGTCTTGACGAACTCCCTGTCCTGTAGCTGGTCGTTGAGTTCGTCCTCGACGGGGTCGAGGCCGTTCTTGCCGACCCAGACCGTCACGTCGAGCTCGTGGATCCGCTGTGCCCGTGTGGAATCACTCATGTCTCTACCAGTAGGAGTGAAGCCGTTCAAAGGTTACGGGTGGTGACGGGCCGGAAATTCGCGGTCGAGAGCGTTCGCAGGCGGTCGCGAGCGGTCAGTCGTAGGGGTAGCGGGCCTGTGCGCCGCAGTCGCAGGTGACGACGACGTGGCCGTCCCCCAGGCGGACGCGGGCGTTCGCGCCGGGGCGGAGGTAGGCGTCGCAGCGGTCGCAGGTGAAGCGGGTGAACTCGCGGGGGAGCGCGAGACGGTTGCGCTCGGCGATGCGGCGGGCGCGGCGGACGTAGCGGCGGGCGCGCTCGGCGTCGCCGTCGACGGTCGCCTCCCTGGCGAACTCGCGCAGGCGGTCGATGCGCTCGCGAGCGATGGCCTCGGTGTCCACGTTCCGAGATGTCGCCGAGCGGCAGGTATACTTTGCGTTCGGTCGGCGCCGGTCTCGGCGGGGCAGTCCGGAACGCGACGAGGACGCGCGGAGATGGCAACGCATTAAGTCCCGCTCGGCATACGGTGGTCCCATGGACCTGCCGAGGGTGGCCGCGTTCACCGATTCCTACCTGCCGACTCACAACGGCGTCACCTACACGATCCAGACCTGGCGCGACCGCTGGCACCGCCGCGGCGGTCGCATGGACGTGGTCTACCCCGGCAGCGACCACGACCCGGTAGAGGGGGAGTATCCGGTCAGCAGTCTCCCGTTCCCCTTCTACGAGGGCTTTCGCGTCGGCGTCCCCGGCGTCCCCGAAGCCGTCGACAGCGCCGAGGTCGTCCACGCTCACTCACCCTTCAGCCTCGGCCTCGCCGGGCTGCGCCTCGCCCGGAAACACGACCTGCCGATGGTGGCCTCCTACCACACGCCGACCAGCGAGTACGCGGAGTATCTGGCCTTCACCCGGCCGATCGAGCGGGCGGTCGAGCGCAGCGCCGAGGAGTACGAACGGCGCTTTCTCGACCGGACGGACGTGGTCGTCGCGCCAAGCGAGCGGACCGCCGACCACGTCCGCGACACCCTGGGCACGACGACGACGGTCGAGGTCGTCTCCAACGGCGTCGACGTGGACTTCTTCCGCCCAGTCGAGACCGAGCGATTCCGCGACCGCCACGGCCTCCCCGAGGGGCCGCTCGTCGGCTACACCGGCCGCCACGGCTACGAGAAGAACCTGCCGGCGATCGTCGAGGCGGCCGGCGGCCTCGACGTGACCCTGGTGTTCAGCGGCGACGGGCCCGCCCGCGAGGACATCGAGCGGGCCGCGGCCGAGGCGGACGCCGAGGCGCACTTCCTGGGGTGGCTCGACCGCGAGGAGCTGCCCTCCTTCTACACCGCGCTGGACGTGTTCGCGTTCCCGAGCCCGGTCGAGACCCAGGGAATCGCGGCGCTGGAGGCCAACGCCTGCGGGACGCCCGTCGCCGGCGTCGCCAGCGCCGCCCTCGCGGACACCATCGACCAGGGCGAGACCGGCTACAAGGCGCCGCCCGACGACGTGGCCGCATTCCGCGACGTGATCGCGCGGACGCTCGCCGAGCGCGACCGGTTGAGCGAGGAGTGTCTCGCCCGCCGCGACGCCATCAGCGTCGAACACTCCGTCGACCGGCTCGCCGACGTCTACGAGGGGCTGCGCTGAGTCACGACTCGCCGAGGTCGGACCCCTCGAACGCGGCGCCGATGGCGACGCCGACGCCGATTCCGATGGCGATGCCGAGCGCGAGGTCGTCCATCGCCGTCCCCAGCGCCACACCGATCCCCGAGCCGATCGCGATCCCTACTCCCATCCCAGCCCCGTCGGTCTCGTCGCTGTCGACTCCGTCGACCTCGCTTTCGTCCCGTCCGGTCCCGTCGCCGCCGTTCGCGTCGTCGGCCATGGAGACACGACGACCACTATCGAGATAACTGTCGCTGTCGGACGGAGCACCGACCGGGAGAACCAGCGAGGCGATCAGGTCCTGTCGGCTTCGGGATTGTTCGCGCGGCGGTAGGCGCCGACCATCTTCCAGAGCGCCGTGTCGATGTCGCCGTCCGCCGATTCGGTCTCGATCTGGCGGTACAGGTCTTCGGAAACCTCGATCTGGGGCATCACCCCATCCTACACGGTAGATGCTGAAAAACCTCTTGTGAGTCGCGAACGAGTAAACGTTTCCGCGGGACCGCGCGGTCCCGGTCGAAGTCTATCGGAGGACGGCCGGGGTCAGTTCTCGGGGCGGGGGAAGGCGGTGACGACCTTCGAGACCACGTCGAAGGGATCGTAGACGGACTGGTGGCACTGGCAGTAGACGGCGTTCTCGGCGCCGTCGACGGTGGCCGACTGCTTGAACCCGGAGGGGACACAGCAGAGGTGCGTACACTTGTTGAGCCAGGCGATGAAGCCCTGCTCGGTGCTCGCGGCGAGCCACTCGTCGTCCTCGGCGAGGCGTTCGATCTCGGGGCTGCGGATGACCTGTACCGGGAGCGTCGAGTCGGTCTCGACCGAGCGCCAGGTCGCCGCGGCGGGCTTGCCGAGCCCGGCGTCGCCGACGCCGTTGCCCCACTCCTCGTAGTCGTCGAACATCTCGACGGCGAGTTTCGTCCCCGGCTCCATCTCGGCCTCCCAGTCGTAGCGGCCGCCCGGGTCCGCGCGGATGAAGTTGTCCGCCTCGCTGTCGGGGACGAGTTTCGGGTGGGTCTGGATGCCGCAGTACTGGAACCACTTGCTGGAGTAGGTCGTCCCGCCCAGTGTCGTCTTGGCAGCGCCGTCGGCGACCTCGCCACCGTCCGTCGCCGTCGGCCAGACGCCTTTGAGATAGCCGTCCTCGACGGTCACCGGTATCTGGGACATCCCGCGCGGCGCCGGCCCGTCCGTGTTCCTGATGACTTTCGCCTCGACGTTCCCGCCGCCGACCCCGGTCCGGTTGGTCGGTACCGTCGTCAGTCCGGACCCCGCGACGCCGAGCGACCCCAGCGCCGCGCTGCCGACCATCCCCTTGACGAACCGACGGCGACTCGACGGCGCGGGATACTTGTCCTCGTCCATGTCACCGGGTGGCGCGGCCAGAAGTATAAATTATATTAAATTTCGTGTGGAATCGCGGACGGTCGCTGGACGGTTCCACGAGTCGTGTAACGTACTACGGCGTGTGAAGGCTCGAGCAGTGGGAAATCGGGGGCCACCCGACCATCTGTCCGTGAACGAACCGCATCCATTAAAACCGACCCACCCTCAGTTTTGTGGGTATGAACGGTGATTCCCTGGTCACCTACGTGGCGCGTTCGGAGCTGCGCTCGGCCCTGCTCCGCGCGGTCGAGCGCGACCCCCGCGCGACGGCCGCCCTCCACGCCGACCTGGACGTGAGTCAGTCGGGCGTCTACAAGACGCTGGACGAACTCGCCGACCGCGGTCTCGTCCGCGAGTCCGCCCGGTGGGAGCTGACCGCTCGCGGGCGGTTGGTCGCGGACGAACTGGACCGGCAGGACGCGGTCGAGGACCTGCTCGACGACGAGTTCTGGGACGACCACGACGTGTCGGCGCTCCCGCGGCGGTTCAGGCAGCGCCTGGCCGGCGCGGGCGAGTGGGAGCTGTACCGCAACCCCGCCCGGAACCCCCAGTACCTCGAACGCTGGGCGATCGAGCTGTTCCGCGAGGCCGACTGGCTGCGCGTCGGCGCGCAGGTGTACTACCCCCGCTTCGCCCGGATGGTCGACGAACTCGCCGACCGCGGCGTCCTCGACGCCGAAGTCGTCGTCGACGACCGCCTGGTCGACGAGGCCATCGAGCGCTACGCCGACGGTGCGCCCGCCTGCATCGACGAGCGCGTCGCCGACCTGCCCTTCTCCTTTACCGTCACGGCCGACCTGGTCGCGCTCTCGCTGCCGACACGCGACGGCGTCTCCGATCTCGACGCCGTCCTCGTCGGCTCCGGCGAGGGCGCCGTCGAACTCGGCCGCGACGTACACGCCCACTTCTGGGGCCGCGCGGTCCCCGTCGAGGACTACCTCGCGACGGTCTGAGACGGCGGCCGCTCACTCGACCCGCTCGTGGTCGACGACCGTCAGGTCCCCGTCGACGAGAAGTTCCATTCGGGCGTCGTCGACGCCGATCGACACCTCGATCCGGAGCGGGTCCTCGCCGGTTACCCGCACGTCGCGGTCGAGCCGGGTGAACACGCCCCACACGGGGAACTCGCGGGCGTCGATCCCCGCCTCGTACAGCATCGCGACGACGGCCGGGTGGTCGAGGACGCCCGCGGCCACGCTCCACCGGAAGGTCCGGTCGCAGGCCCGACAGGACAGTTCGACCACCGGGTCCGAGTCGTCGTCGGCGTCGACGAGGGGTTCGACGACCGAGTCGAGCGGGCCGTCGCAGTAGACGCAGAAGCCGCGGTTCATCCGCTGGAAGGCCGCCGTCGCGTGGCGGACCAGCGCGTCCACGACTTCCCCGTCGTCGCACTCGGCGACCAGCACCGGCGGCGTCGACATGTCGAACACGCCCCGCCCGCAGTCGCCGCACTCGACGAGGACGTACCCGTCCTCGTACCGGAGTTCGAGTTCGCCGCCGCAACCGGGACACTCCCCCACCGGTTCGGGCCCGACGGTCACGTCGCGGTCCGTGTAGACGCCGGAGACGGCCGCGCCGACGACCCGTCGGCCCGCCTCCGTCAGCCGGTACCCCTCGTCGACCTCGCGGACGAACTCCGGCGTGAGCCTGTCGAGGTGGTAGTTGAACTGCCCCGAGTCACGGACGCCCGCCTCCGAGCGGACCGCCCCGAACGACGCCGCCCGCTCGCGCCGCTCCGACAGGTCCCACAGCGCCCGCAGGATCGAAAACCGCGTCTCGTTGGCGACCAGCCCGAACGCCTCGCTCGGGTCGGTCGCCCGGTCGTCCTCGTCGCTCATGCCCGGTTGTCGTCCCACAGCGGCTTGAAAATTCGTGTCCCGCGGCGTCGATCCCCACCGTTCGCCCGGGCTCAGGCCAGCGCGCTGCCGGCGCGAATAATCGCCTTCTCGCCGAACGCCGGCCCGACCAGCTGGAGCCCGACGGGCAGCCCGCCGTCGGTCTCGCCGGCGGGCACGGAGATTGCCGGCACGTTCGCCAGGTTGACCGGCGTCGTGTTCGCGTCGGCGAGATACATCGTCAGCGGGTCGTCGAGGCTCTCGCCCATCTCCATCGGCGGGACGGGCATGGTCGGCGAGGCGAGCACGTCCGCGCCCTCCAGCGCGTCGTTGATGTCCCGCTTGATCCAGGCGCGGGCGTCCTGCGCCTTCTTGTAGTACTTGTCGTGATACCCCGCCGAGAGGGCGTACGTGCCCAGCAGGACCCGCGATTTGACTTCCTCGCCGAAGCCCTCCTCGCGAGCGCGGGCGAACGTCTCGTTCCAGTTGCCGTCGTAGCCGCCGGACTGCCCGTAGCGGACGCCGTCGAAGCGGGCGAGGTTGGAGGAGGCCTCGCTCATCGCGATGACGTAGTAGGCCTCGACCGCGCGGCGCAGGCTCTCCAGGTCGACCTCGTGGTAGCTGGCGCCCCGCGATTCGAGCTCGTCGATGGCGTCCCAGAACACCGCGGTGACGCGCTCGTCGGCGCCGTCGAGGAGTTCGGTGGGGACGCCGATGTCTAGCCCGTCCACGTCGCCGTCGGCGGCGGCCGCGTAGTCGTAGGCGCCCTCGCCGTTCTCTTCGGTGGCGTCCCGAGTAGTCGCGTCGCGCTCGTCGGGACCGGCGATCACTTCCAGCAGTTCCGCGGCCTCCTCGACGGTCGGCGCGATGGGGCCCACCTGCTCCAGGGAGTTGGCGTAGGCGACAATCCCGTACCGCGAGACCAGGCCGTAGGTGGGCTTGATGCCGACGACGCCGCAGAAGGCGGCGGGCGCGCGGACCGACCCGCCGGTGTCGGTACCCAGCGCCACGTCCGCGTCCCCGGCGGCGACGACCGCGGCCGACCCGCCCGAGGAGCCGCCCGGGACGTGGCCCTCGGCGACGGGGTTCTCCGTCGGGCCGAACGCCGAAGTCTCGGTGGTCGTGCCCATCCCGAACTCGTCCATGTTGGTCTTGCCGGGGATGGTGGCGCCCGCGTCCTTCAGGCGCTCGACGACCGTCGCGTCGAAGGGGGGGACGTAGTCGTCGAGCATCGCCGACCCGCAGGTCGTGCGGACGCCCTCGGTGGAGATGTTGTCCTTGACGGCGACGGTCTTCCCGGCGAGGGGACCGTCCGATGCGCCGTCGATTCGCTCCGTCGTGATGTAGCCGTTGTACTCCGTGCTCATGTGTAACTATCGCTGGCGGTCGGTCCTCACGAGACGTTCGGGCCCTTGAAGTAGCCGTCCTCGGACTCGGGGGCGTTGTCGAGCGCTTCCTCCTGGGGGAGCGAGTCGCGCACCTCGTCGGGGCGCATGACGTTGGCCAACTCCTCCTCCTCGTCGACCTCGGGCACCTCGTCGAGCGTCTCGAAGTACCCCAGGATGTCGGCGAACTTGTCGGTGAAGCGGTCGACCTCCTCGTCGTCGAGGTCGATGCGCGCCAGTTGCGCGACGTGGCGCACCTCCTCGGGCTCGACCGCGTTCTCCGTGTCGCTCATGGCCGACGCGAGGCGTGGCCCGGCGGTAAG
The window above is part of the Halosimplex rubrum genome. Proteins encoded here:
- a CDS encoding QcrA and Rieske domain-containing protein — encoded protein: MDEDKYPAPSSRRRFVKGMVGSAALGSLGVAGSGLTTVPTNRTGVGGGNVEAKVIRNTDGPAPRGMSQIPVTVEDGYLKGVWPTATDGGEVADGAAKTTLGGTTYSSKWFQYCGIQTHPKLVPDSEADNFIRADPGGRYDWEAEMEPGTKLAVEMFDDYEEWGNGVGDAGLGKPAAATWRSVETDSTLPVQVIRSPEIERLAEDDEWLAASTEQGFIAWLNKCTHLCCVPSGFKQSATVDGAENAVYCQCHQSVYDPFDVVSKVVTAFPRPEN
- a CDS encoding helix-turn-helix transcriptional regulator, with amino-acid sequence MNGDSLVTYVARSELRSALLRAVERDPRATAALHADLDVSQSGVYKTLDELADRGLVRESARWELTARGRLVADELDRQDAVEDLLDDEFWDDHDVSALPRRFRQRLAGAGEWELYRNPARNPQYLERWAIELFREADWLRVGAQVYYPRFARMVDELADRGVLDAEVVVDDRLVDEAIERYADGAPACIDERVADLPFSFTVTADLVALSLPTRDGVSDLDAVLVGSGEGAVELGRDVHAHFWGRAVPVEDYLATV
- the gatA gene encoding Asp-tRNA(Asn)/Glu-tRNA(Gln) amidotransferase subunit GatA — protein: MSTEYNGYITTERIDGASDGPLAGKTVAVKDNISTEGVRTTCGSAMLDDYVPPFDATVVERLKDAGATIPGKTNMDEFGMGTTTETSAFGPTENPVAEGHVPGGSSGGSAAVVAAGDADVALGTDTGGSVRAPAAFCGVVGIKPTYGLVSRYGIVAYANSLEQVGPIAPTVEEAAELLEVIAGPDERDATTRDATEENGEGAYDYAAAADGDVDGLDIGVPTELLDGADERVTAVFWDAIDELESRGASYHEVDLESLRRAVEAYYVIAMSEASSNLARFDGVRYGQSGGYDGNWNETFARAREEGFGEEVKSRVLLGTYALSAGYHDKYYKKAQDARAWIKRDINDALEGADVLASPTMPVPPMEMGESLDDPLTMYLADANTTPVNLANVPAISVPAGETDGGLPVGLQLVGPAFGEKAIIRAGSALA
- a CDS encoding helix-turn-helix transcriptional regulator translates to MSDEDDRATDPSEAFGLVANETRFSILRALWDLSERRERAASFGAVRSEAGVRDSGQFNYHLDRLTPEFVREVDEGYRLTEAGRRVVGAAVSGVYTDRDVTVGPEPVGECPGCGGELELRYEDGYVLVECGDCGRGVFDMSTPPVLVAECDDGEVVDALVRHATAAFQRMNRGFCVYCDGPLDSVVEPLVDADDDSDPVVELSCRACDRTFRWSVAAGVLDHPAVVAMLYEAGIDAREFPVWGVFTRLDRDVRVTGEDPLRIEVSIGVDDARMELLVDGDLTVVDHERVE
- the gatC gene encoding Asp-tRNA(Asn)/Glu-tRNA(Gln) amidotransferase subunit GatC; translated protein: MSDTENAVEPEEVRHVAQLARIDLDDEEVDRFTDKFADILGYFETLDEVPEVDEEEELANVMRPDEVRDSLPQEEALDNAPESEDGYFKGPNVS